ggaatacaggtgtatagggactggacatccatggtgaaaatgaggtgttggaggccagggaattggaagtcctggaggaggtggagggtgtgggtggtccatttcaagcccaccgactcccacagctacctagaatacacctcctcctacccatcctcctgcaaaaattccatcccctattcccaattcctccgcctccgccgcatctgctcccaagatgaggcattccactcctgcacatcccagatgtccaagttcttcaaggaccacacttttccccccacagtggtcgagaatgcccatgaccgcgtctcccgcatttcccacaacacatccctcaaaccccgcccccgccacaaccgcccaagaggatccccctcattctcacataccatcccaccaacctccggttaCAACGCaacatccaccgacacttccgccatctacaatccgacccccccacccaagacatttttccatccccacccttgtctgctttccagagagaccaatctctccgtgactcccttgttcgctccacactgccctccaaccccaccaaacccggcaccttcccctgcaaccacaggaaatgctacacttgcccccacacctcctccctcacccctatccctggccccaagatgactttccatattaagcagaggttcacctgcacatctgccaatgtggtatactgcatccattctaccaggtgtggcttcctctacattggggaaaccaagcggaggcttggggaccgctttgcagaacacctccgctcagtttgcaataaacaactgcacctcccagtcgcaaaccatttccactccccctcccattctttagatgacatgtccatcatgggcctcctgcagtgccacaatgatgccacctgaaggtttcaggaacagcaactcatattctgtttgggaaccctgcagcccaatggtatcaatgtggacttcaccagcttcaaaatctccccttcccccaccgcatcccaaaaccagcccagttcatcccctccccccactgcaccacacaaccagcccagctcttcccctccacccactgcatcccaaaaccagtccagcctgtctctgcctcccacctcaagccgcacctccatctcctacctactaccctcatcccacctccttgacctgtccgtcttccctggactgacctatcccctccccacctcaccacctatactctctccacctatcatcttttctctccatcttcggtctgcttccccctctctccctatttattccagaaccctctccccatccccatctctgatgaagggtctaggcccgaaacgtcagcttttgtgctcctgagatgctgctgggcctgctgtgttcatccagcctcacactttattagccTAGGCGGATTAATTGGGCCCgtccttgctgagtttctctgctgtagtacttcatagaatccccacaatgtggaaacaggccctttggcccaagaagccCACACaacagagcatcccactcagacccattcccctataacccacctaatctacacatccttggacaccatgtgcaatttatcatggccaatccaccgaacctgcacatctttggactgtgggaggaaactggagcactggaagaaacctacgcagacactgggagaatgtgcaaactccacacagatagtcgcccaagagtgggattgaacccgggttcctggccctgtgaggcagcagtggtaagcGCTGAGCCACCATCCCACTGACAGTGAAGTCTGATGGACGAAAGGAACACAGGTTGAAGCCACTTAAAGGAGGGCTTAAGTATTTCAGAAAATTCTGTAAAAGAAAAAGTAAACAACAATTGGAATGGAGTTCAGGATTTGGAGGCAAAACTATTAGATGAAATTAAGAGTTAGTTACAAGCAACGACAGGTTGTAAATTTAATCACAAAATAACACAAATCAACAGCTGAATTAAAAAGTATTCAAATACGAGAAATGAAATTCACATATTGATCTGTTGTCTCATTTCTTCCTTCAGAGTGAAAGTGGTGAAGAAAGCCCCATGTCTCCCATGACACCTGATGAGCTCACGTATCTGCGACTAGGAGATGGCATATCACACTCACCCAGTGAATCAGAAGAGAATCTCAACAGTCCACTCAGCAGACAAGCTTCGAGCAGTAAGTAACAACAATAAATAATAGTAACAACAGACTGAGGACTATAAAATTGTGAGAAAGAAACTAATGAATATTTCCTTCAAGTCATATCGGATTGTTGTTTACAAAGGTTGCTATACTGAAAATTCACTAACAAAACTTTACTAAAACTGAGCCAAAAATGAATTATTGAAATTTGGTCATTAGGGAAAGACTTTAGAAATGATTAATACTTTTACTTGGAAGCAAATAAATGTTTCATAAATATGATTAAGATTCAGAATCAAATTAATGATGTGAGACCCACCTCAGTTGATCCTTAGCTTTTGTAATAACAACTTGAAATTTTATTGAAATTGTAAGTTGTCTatgttctttatttttaaatctagTAACCGTTTCAAAATATTATAAATTCATTAAATTTAATCTGATTTATCTTGAGCAAGTGGTTTCAGGAAGATGTGATAATCTTATTACCCTAAAACATTTACATGAGAGAAAATCCTGACCTACTGTATGTAAACATCTGGAGAGCTGATTCCAAAGTACATTCTATGTTGTTATAAATTAAAAGAGTTGAAGGTTTGATTTGGTGATCAGTtatacattgattttttttcaaagattgTGTTCAGCAAGGTACGTTTTACAAATTTAGGGTCTTGCCTTCAAAATTCTCCGATGTAGCAGTTCCAAAATAAATCCCGATAAGTAGTCCTCACATTTTAATTTCATGATGCTCCCACTCAATATCTCACAATATAATAACAGTGCATGACTAAAGTGAAGATTTCTGCTCTGAACCTGTAAGTCATGTCTCCCACATTTGTTCCATGTAGATAGCAAACTAAATTAATCAATGTAATCCACCCTCTGCACATTTGATTTCTTGGCAGGCATCACTGGATGAGTTAACCTTCAGCTTTGAGGGGCTCTGGGTGTAGAAGTTGTCCCCACCCTTGTAAATTTCtgctctatgtctctattaaaaaaataaataaactaaTTGTATTtatatccagagatagtaggaactgccaatgctggaggctCTGAGATAggaaggtgtagagccggatgaacacaacaggtcaggcagcatcaaaggagcaggaaagcaaatgtttcgggtctagatccttttTTTGCTTAGGAAGGAtctaaacccaaaacatcagctttcctgctcctctgatgctgcctgacctattgtgttcatccggctctacaccttgttatcttgtatttaTATCCACATGTCTCTGACTTAAAGACATCAGAATGAATATTAACAAAAGCCCAGGCGACAGGCTATAAAATGCAGCAACCAGTAAAATTGCAGGGACACAAGTTAAATTACAGGCATCCAAAATAGATTGGCTGTCCACCCtgaaggaacaaaacagaaaatgttggagagcCTGAAaggtctggaagcatttgtggaaagagaaacattgTTAATGTTGAGTCTGGTATGCTTCTTCTCCAGAACAGAAAGGTGTTGGAAAACAGCAATTTTTGTAATTTTCACAGGCTCAAAGAAAGAGCAACTGTCAAATGATGTAGGGGCCCAGTGCAAAAGTCAAAGTTAGTGTTAATAGTGGAAAAAGCAACAGATGTAAAATGGGTGTAAATGAAGATGTGAATGGGAGAATTGACCCTTTTGataaaatacaaaagaaacaaaacacaaacacaacATGACTGTGGGGGAAGGGCAAGAATGCAAGAAAAATGGGGAACAGATATAACGTAGTCAGTTTCTGAATctattgaaatcaatattgagaTCTCAAGGCTAATATGCTTAAGTTGAAAATGGGCTGTTGGTCCTTGAGCTTCTGTTGCGCTTTGTTCGAACATTCCAGTTGGCCCaaagacagaaatgttagcatcaGAGCAAGGTCATTTATTGAATGCAAAGAAACTGGGAAGGCAGGGTCATTCCTGTGGACAGAATGGAGAGGTTCCGCATAACCGTCACCCAATCTGCTCTTAGTATCTCCATGTTAAGGAGACTGAAATGCAAGCAGTGAATGTAATAGACTAAATTAAAAGAAGGACAAGTGAAACattgcttcacctagaaggtgtGTCTGAGGCTTTGGATAATAATGAGGGAGGAAGTGAATGGGCAACTGTTACAACTCCTGCGATTGAATTGGAAGGAGTGCTAGGGAAGTGAGGAAACATTCGGAGTGATGGAGGAGCGGACCAGGGTGGCAGAGGAAATGTGCTGACAGTAGCAGAGAGGGGAAGATGTTTTTGGTGGTGACATCCTGCTGGATGTAGATGGTATACAAGAAGATTATCCTTGGAATGTGGGTGtagtggggtggaaagtgaggacaactGGGACCTGTCATTTTTCTAGGAAGATAGGGAAGTGTTGTGGACAGAAATATTGAAGATAGGTTGCACGTGGCAGAAGGTCCTGAAAACCACGACGTTGGGGGATTCCTCCGTCAAGGTAAGAAGCTGCGATGTCAGAAGCAGCCCAGTGGAAATCGGCGTCATCAGAATAGATGTAACGGAGACAGAGATTTCTTCTCACTATGCGGACAAGACACCAGCtatatttttttaattcacttgttggatgtgggcattgctgattgGCCATTaattattacccatctctagttgcctttgACAAGGAGGTGGTAAGCTATCTTTTTGAACTGGTGCAATTcacttgctgtaggttgacccacaatgctgctattgagggagttctaggattttgacacagcaacagtgaaggtatagtgatatatttccaagtcaaaatggtgagtggcttgaaggaaatggtgttcccatatatctgctgcccttgtatgtctaaatggaagtggttgaggttttggaaggtgttgtctaaagatgtttggtgactttctgcagtgcatcttgtagatggtttaCACTGTTCCAAACAGCATTAGAGCTAGATGGAGTgggtgtggtgctaatcaagtctgcattgtcctggatgatgcTAAACttattgaaataacaaggtgtagagctggttgaacatagcaggccatgcggcaccagaggagcaagaaggctgacgttccaggcctagaccctccatcgggattttttttctgcaggagggtctaggtctgaaacaccagccttcctgctcttctgatgctgcttggcctgctgtgttcatccagctctgcatcttgttatctcagattctccagcatctgcagttctgactatgCCCCAAACTTCTTCAACGTTCTTGGAGCTGCATACATCCAGGCtggtgaggagtattccatcacactcctgatttgtgctatGTGGATGATAGATAGGctctggagagtcaggaggttaGTTACTCACCACggtattcctagcatctgatcTGCGCTTGTAACCGTCGTATTTACACAGCAGCTGCAACTGAGTCAGTGGTCAACAGTAACCCCAGCATGGTGATAGTAGGCCAGTCATTGATGGTAATAccagtgaatgtcaaggagcagtggttaaattggctgttattggagatggtcattgcctgttatttgtgtggtgtgaatattacttgccactaaAATGGAGACAGACACCCAATATTGGGGGCAGGTGGTGGCCTCACATGGTAAAGGAGGCACATGGTCACATAAGACAACACCCGTGCCATCAACAACGTCCCAGAGGTTCTGAAGACGACTCACTGTACTCAAATCGTCTaccccactttctctccacagatggtgccagacctgctgagtttctccagcaatttatttttgtatcAAATTCCCAACAGTCTTTCCTCAGACCCTTGATCCCacatatttttttcaaattcactgTATGCTGCAGGCTCAAATTCCATTAAGTTCCTGAATAACGACCACCTGTCCAGCTGGCATTGCTGAGGTTTCAGAGTTCCTAGCTCTTAAATGGGCAGCAGACAGTCTGCAGTAAAATTGCCAAGCAGATCCTACTATCAGCAAGTGCAGCAGCGTGTCCTGCTCTTTCGATTTTGACATTCCATTCAGCTGATATAATTCAAACCATTGTATGGCTCTGGACTTATAAAACCAAGTCAGCTTGGAACCAAGCACCTAAAAGCATGAGGGGGAAAGAGGGCTGAAAGGATTCACAAGAACAATCACCAGGAATGTGGATACTGTGGCTGTACTGCTAAAAATAAGAATCGAGGAAATCACATGGTGATTTGAAAAATCACAGAGGAAagggggcagggagggaggcTGGATTATTTCATGTAAATGTGTTTTAATTACTGCCAAAAACTAAAGCAAAAAGCTGTATAAATGGTGTAACGCCtgcacagaaacaaaaaacaaatgtcTTGTCATTCCAAAGTCAGAGAATGGTGGCAGGGACAAACAAAGCGAGATGCAAACGGTGAACGACAATGGTCTCAGCAATTTTCCTCCTGGTACATCATTTCCTAACTTGTGCTTGCAGCTGCTCTGAAGATCCTTTTAaaggagagggaggcagaaacTGCAATTTATTAGTTGTATCTACTGTTTATCATCCAATGCAGTTTATCTGATCTTAAGTTGCATGGTACTCCCGCACAACAAATGATGAATAATCTACACTTAGGGAAAAAGACTGTCATGGAAACGCAGCATCAGTTGCACCATCTGCATATGGGCAAGTGGCTATCTTTGCCACCACCTTGGTGTTTGCTATAACGTAAACAAGGTAGAGGTCACATGACCATTACAAGTCCACTAGGGACAATGCCTTTGCCCAGAGACAAACAGCAATTGAGAAAAACAGTTCCAATTAGGGAAAGGGACTAAAACCTGACCACTAATTGCAGGTAGTGGTTAGGATTCAGAACGCAACCTTAGTGCGGTGGTGGCAGCAGATTGAAGGGTGGCTTTTAAGAAGAAAATTAGATTATTTgctgaagagaaaagaaatgcaGGATGACAAAGAAAGGGCTAGGCAAATTGCTTTTACAGAGAGCCAACATGGACATTACaactggcctctttctgtgccacaACCATTCCATGATATTTTTGAAATATGACAGAATTAGGCCTGTGCCGTATAGTTTAGTACAATATGGGTGCACAAGATAATGGCTTAGAACATGCAGCAGTGGCAAAGCAAGCATGCACAGTGGTGGCCTGGAAGGAAGCCTCGTAGATTTTCAGCTACTTCTGTGGTGAGATCATAGAGGTGCTAGATAAATAGGCTGACAGTAATGATGCAGAATAAGACCAACAACCCTTGTTCAATCTAATGATGGATGATATTGCACTAAAATCTAGTCACTTCCAAAAGTTggtaaaagcaaaagaaagattGGAACATATTCTTTAGGTGAAGGTAGCAGTTTTAAATTTGTAGATATGCAGATAATCTTAACACTGAAATTTATCACTTTGCCAATATGAAACTTTGTTGATGGTCAGGAAGTAAAATCACAATTGCATTTTGTTAAATAAAAAATACCTGTTCATGGATTTCCTAACAGTAATCTGAAAGTGGAAAAAAGGGCGAGTTCTCATTGCAACCATTGTTTTCAATGATTGATTACTGATTATGGTGGATGAGAATGAGTTCAAGTACATTCTGTATCAGCAGTGAGTGACATCAGATTGTCAGAATTGCCCAGTTCATCTGTGCTTGCATTAAATCTGGTGGTTGCAGTTAACTTCAGGGGGATAATTATGGCACATGGCCACTTGCCATCTAACCACCCCTTTTGGCCCAAGATTCCAGACCAAATGTGTGTGAACAATTTTCTTATCCTCAAAAAGACCAAGAGAGAGTCTCTGTTTGACGTTTGATTTCTTGCCCCAGCCATCATCTGGCCCTTGGCCTGAAATTGAATGAGAATGTTTGAATTACCAAGAGGTTTGTGCTACAAGTAGGCATTAAGAGGAGTGattttcttcaaaacatttaaattaaGACCCATTAAATACATTTTGTACAGGCTTCCATTAACTTATGAGAATGAATACAGGCAGACAAATAACATTTCTTATGTCATTGACTCACATTGTATTGATACAAAAAGATCGAAATGTATGCTTCTGAAACAGGTGGGGAGCCTTGCACCCCAGACTCTGAATTCAGCAACAGGGACAGTGTGCAGTTGGACAACCTACCTCCTCCTTACCTTGGACCATTCTGCGGCCGGGCCAGGGTCCATACAGATTTCACCCCAAGTCCGTATGATGTGGAGTCTTTAAAACTCAAGGTATGACTGCACCTGACCTGCTCCATGCTCAGGATGTGAacactcaataagatcataatGCAGGAGAATACGTCAATGTCTCTGGACAATACAATAATGGGAAGGTTATATTCAGCACACAGTTGATTAATCCTGTTGGTATACCTTCATTATTTTACTAATTATTTACACAAATAATGTGAAACGTAACAGATGAAGTAAAAAGTAATTTGAATAGGCCTCACATTTTGGGAGCCAACGTCAAAGATAAAGAGGTTTTCTTCTCTAGTCTTGCTTTTTATTATACACCACTATAATCAGAAtgatattttattaaaataatcaaTATATAGCAAAGGTTTTGCAATAGATCCTTGTTATAGTTAGGGCACACAAACAGCAAAAATTTCCAGGGGTATTTGAAATATTAGATTATTCTTGGCCAGGCTCATTAAGGGCCCTTTTCTCTTGGCAAACCCAACATCCTTCTACCCTTCCACAGGCAGCTGCATCGTGGTCTTTTAAGGTGGGATATGGCCCAGATGTGCAACCTAGTTAATAAATGTTAATCATTGCCTTGCTATCTGTCCTAATCAACTTTGATGAGGGCAGATACAGCTGGGAACATTCAGATCAATAACATTGCAATATGCAGAATCACGTTTCAGACAATATACTTTGCCTAATGCATTAATACACTGAGCTAACGTTCTCCTAACTAGAAGGATTATGCAGTAGCATAAGTTGGAGATGCTAAACAGACATGGATCTTCACATATCACTGTCATATCTCTTAATTGCTGACTGAAGGACAGCATTGATTGCAGGGTGACTAACAGaccttttaaaaagtaaaacagAGAAAGACAGAATTGGAAACAGTGAGAATTAAAAATGATCTTTGGAAGAACGTGTCAAAACATCTTCACAACAAAAACTGATTTAGGAGCCTGATATCGTTCTTAGGGCTAAAATGATTGGAGGGTGGTGTGAAAGTGGTCACATGATATTGAGCCAAATAATCAAATCATGTTCATACTAaagggcagagcaggctcaaaggccaaatggcttacttttgCCCTATGCTGTAAGTTTGTGATTTGTTAACTGGAAGCAGCAACGAAAAAGGGTCATTGATGACCGAATACTAGACACTCACATGCTTTCAGTTTGGTAGGGACAGGAGAGCATGTGGGTAAAGTAGGGTGAAGCTAGAAATGAAAAATACTCAAATCCACAGGATTGTCAAATCAGCTCTTGTAGTGCGAGCTCTCATGGCAATGGTTGCTTTGTTGCCCCTCTGCTCACAACCTTCAGTTTATAACTGATGTTACTACGTTTTCTGGGAAACTACTTCATACAGTGTAATGGCTTGATTTCTTGATAAAGGTATTTTTCAAATCCTTCAAGTCGTCCCACAACACAGGGATTAGCGATTGACAAAAGAATTAAAGGCAAGTGCTGTTCTGAAAAAGGAAATAATGAATGAAAAACCTTATTGAAAATTTCATAATTAGTCTATTAGTTCAAAACATTTAGAGCACGTGTCTCCCTGAAACTCGTGCATATCATCGCTTGCTGCCATGTGCCTTTCAGATGACACACAGGATTAGAAAGCATCTAAGCAGAACAGTTTCTAATCTCCAACTTGTATTCCACTATTTTGGTAATCAAATTCAGAATCACAAAGACTACAAAAAGGTTTGAAACATTGTCATTTACAAACAGACATAGATGTGTAGATGAGGAAACGATAGACATCAATTGCAAGATTCTGAAATGGTACATGTGTGATCTTTGGGCTTTCAACCAGCTAACCCATTTTCTCTTTACTAACAGAAAGGAGATATCATAGACATCATTGAGAAACCACCAGTAGGAACATGGACTGGCATGCTCAAAAACAAAGTAGGATCCTTTAAATTTATCTATGTCAATGTTCTACCAAATGAAGTAGAACAACCTAGGAAATCAAAGTTATTCACCAAGAACAAACGGCCCAAACCAAAGACTCTGCAAGAATTATTGGACAGAATTAATCTACAGGTGAGACATATTAATATTTGTTCTTTCATAGGAATATGTAAAAGAGGAGGTTTAATATTTAAGAGTGAGTGCAGGTGGAATTAAGTTGGTTAAAAAGCATCAGCAGACCTGGAAACACACCTTAGACATGTTGACTTTATGGTTTTGGTGTGTTACTCTCATCACTTAACTGGCATGCAAATTTAAATAGCACCCacactgacaaaaaaaaaggaaaaagggatgaaagacaatttaaaatttgacagAGGTCATCAAAAAATAATCAGTGGTTATAACTACTTTCTTACCAACCACAGAGACAGTTTATTGAAAATGCTTACGTCAGGAGGGCTATGCATGCTTTTTGGAATTATCAAGATTTAAGATTAGGATTTGTGGCACTATGGCTGCCTTCAGTTGAACCTCAGATGAGTTGTACCAAAAACTCACTAGAGAAACTTCCTGCTAATCAGCAGGGGAAGCAGTGCTAGGCATGGAATAACAGCAGAGAGGATGGAAAGAATGGGGTTGAGATGACAGGAAAACATTATCCGCTTAAATCAGGATGTACAAGAAaaatcactggacttgaaatgttaactttctcccacaaatactgccagacatgccaagtttctccagcattttatgtttcagatttctagcatccacacaGTTTTATGTACATACAGAAAGAAAAGAGTCAGCTTTATCCCACCGGGTACTGCCAGACCACCCAAATTGTCACATCAGGTGACAGCAGATCTTGGACTTCTGCTGAATTTGGTCCCAGCTCAGGAAAGTGCTGCAAaataatgaaatttgaaattttgcCACTACATTTTATCATACTGTAATTTTAAAACACAGGTAGAAGAAAACTGAAATGTGCAGTGTAAaaaatttgtctttttaaaaaaattaaaacaaataagaCAATATTAATGTTCAGCAGGCAATATCTTCACAAACTGTACTTCCTGTAACAGCCTTTAAATGTTTGAAAGATCATTCTGATTAGGTGCACAGAAAACAACTGATATAAATTGGGACACAAAAATAGAATCTGTGGGAAAATAAGAATTTTTCACAAAATTAAAACATGAATTAGGCACAAAGCTCAACTTAGTTAAAAGAAAATTTGATATGTCTGAGAAGGCAAGTGTAAGTGTATGAagtaaaaacacaaaaaaaggaTGAAAAAATAGGTTGCAGCAGTTTAAAAGAACTCATATTTCGCACATTAAATTCTACGAGTAACACGTACAATAAGGAGAAAAACATTGAGGGGCGAGGGTAATTTAGGGCAGGAGACCAGGAGAAATTAGTTACCTTTCATTGAAGAGTAACATCTATCTGAAACACTGGAACTAACAGATTTAGGACTTCATTTAAACAAGACAGTCTTCAATAACAATGTCACATTGAGGGAATACCGTGAAGAGTTAGTTTAAAAGTATTTGCTGAAAATCTTGTGACTCGAATCCATAAATGATAGCCAAAGTAATACTTTGAAGTATTTGTATCCATGTTGTTGATTCATCTCATTGAAGAATGTTCTTGAACTCTTAAGATTGTCATAAATATACTCTATAATATTGAGAATTTAAATAGAGTATGGGAATTAGGATATAGAACTGCATAGCTGCTCACCACAACATAAAACAGCCCACCTTCTAGGCCAGGACACTTTGCTTTCAGCAACTTGCAAGGATTCCTGCGAAGTGGGCACTTTTTGTTGAGTCCTACGTTTGGAGTTTTGACCATTTTTCCCCAATGATCAGatttgaaaaaataaaaatgttgcctAAAACCGATGTAAGTGATCAACAAATTTAAAAAGCAACAGGTTAAGTAGCTTATAAATTAGCTTTGATATTGCCTACTCCAAATGCAAATAAACAATTCACTCACTTTTAGGACACAGACAACAACCTCAGCAAAAATTGTACAATAAGTTGCAGGGGaattgttttatttaaatctAGTATCACAACATATTATAGTTCAAAAGCAAAGTACTGAGGATATTAAAAATTCTGAAACAAGAAAGCTGGAAAAACCTCAACGGATCATTCCTTCACAATGGTTTTGATCTTAATTGattggaagaaatttctgcttatTCATTACCAGATATTATTTAACAGTCCAAGGCATAATTATTTCAAAGACTAATTTAGGTACTTTTAAACGGTAATTTATTTTCATCAAATTAAGCCAAAAATTTATTTGGATGCTTAGTCTCGAGTGCCCTTTGTtaaaaaactgttttttttttgccttgctCTAAAAGGAGCATACCTCCACTCTGCTGCTTAATGGCTACCAGACTCTTGATGACTTCAAAGAGCTGAAAGAGACACATTTGAACGAACTCAATATTCTAGACCCTGAGCAAAGAGCCAAATTGCTGACGGCTGCCGAACTCCTCATGGACTATGACAGTAAGTGGGTTTCT
The Stegostoma tigrinum isolate sSteTig4 chromosome 15, sSteTig4.hap1, whole genome shotgun sequence genome window above contains:
- the sash3 gene encoding SAM and SH3 domain-containing protein 3 isoform X2 yields the protein MLRRKPSNASEKEQNRKPKLSLQRSSSFKHFERSKPPSSPLVTEQDLNFTENVGMADTREPNTEETPKSGNKLGKKWRAVISRTMNRKTGRMMVKALAEERSESGEESPMSPMTPDELTYLRLGDGISHSPSESEENLNSPLSRQASSSGEPCTPDSEFSNRDSVQLDNLPPPYLGPFCGRARVHTDFTPSPYDVESLKLKKGDIIDIIEKPPVGTWTGMLKNKVGSFKFIYVNVLPNEVEQPRKSKLFTKNKRPKPKTLQELLDRINLQEHTSTLLLNGYQTLDDFKELKETHLNELNILDPEQRAKLLTAAELLMDYDRSETEEQGDNTDTQLSSSAPLCDIPRDSGCYESSENLENVQEHSEFSATEEQTQNLSED
- the sash3 gene encoding SAM and SH3 domain-containing protein 3 isoform X1, which codes for MLRRKPSNASEKEQNRKPKLSLQRSSSFKHFERSKPPSSPLVTEQDLNFTENVGMADTREPNTEETPKSGNKLGKKWRAVISRTMNRKTGRMMVKALAEERSESGEESPMSPMTPDELTYLRLGDGISHSPSESEENLNSPLSRQASSSGEPCTPDSEFSNRDSVQLDNLPPPYLGPFCGRARVHTDFTPSPYDVESLKLKKGDIIDIIEKPPVGTWTGMLKNKVGSFKFIYVNVLPNEVEQPRKSKLFTKNKRPKPKTLQELLDRINLQEHTSTLLLNGYQTLDDFKELKETHLNELNILDPEQRAKLLTAAELLMDYDTGSETEEQGDNTDTQLSSSAPLCDIPRDSGCYESSENLENVQEHSEFSATEEQTQNLSED